From Actinopolyspora lacussalsi, a single genomic window includes:
- a CDS encoding precorrin-3B synthase (product_source=KO:K02229; cath_funfam=3.90.480.10; cog=COG0155; ko=KO:K02229; pfam=PF03460; superfamily=55124; tigrfam=TIGR02435), with product MSENYSVDRDRADACPGALRVHQAADGGLARIRVPGGRLETRGLRALTKAAVELGNSTVELTSRANLQLRGVEAPEELGRLLAEVGLLPSLTHERVRNIIAAPYAGLDGRGRLCSVRWLVAELDALLCAEPALAELSGRFLFTVDDGSGDLARLRADVGLLPVSSDNVALLLAGTDSGVRVPPDSAPAAAVTAACEFLAVRGRHGAAAWRVAELDTLDELTDALRARVERWPGSVADVTPRPSTSFTERVNSQERPTVGELARSEGRVALGVGAPLGRLSPAQLRCIIRTAEAASGTVRLTPWRTVVVPGVAEDECSTWLSALHSCGLIVETASPFNGATACAGEPGCAKSLADVHRDAARGLAYVEAADAGDTDAGVLPVHWAGCSRRCGLPRGPVVEVLASSSGYRVSSTTESGTDTWATDAGTDEVAEAVRRARHVGASTVEPSDGHEDNQQETGDEDNR from the coding sequence GTGTCCGAGAACTACAGCGTCGACCGAGACAGAGCCGATGCCTGCCCCGGTGCGCTCCGGGTTCATCAGGCCGCGGACGGTGGGCTGGCGCGGATCCGGGTTCCCGGTGGTCGGCTGGAGACCCGCGGGCTGCGCGCCCTGACGAAGGCGGCCGTGGAGCTGGGGAACTCCACGGTCGAGCTGACCTCGCGTGCGAACCTGCAGCTGCGCGGTGTCGAAGCCCCCGAAGAGCTGGGACGGCTGCTGGCCGAAGTCGGCCTGCTGCCCTCGTTGACCCACGAGCGGGTGCGCAACATCATCGCCGCCCCCTACGCGGGACTCGACGGGCGCGGCCGACTGTGCTCGGTGCGTTGGCTCGTCGCGGAACTCGACGCACTGCTGTGCGCCGAGCCCGCGTTGGCCGAACTGTCCGGCAGGTTCCTGTTCACCGTCGACGACGGCAGCGGTGATCTGGCGCGGCTGCGTGCCGACGTGGGACTGCTGCCGGTGTCCTCCGACAACGTCGCCCTGCTGCTGGCGGGAACCGATTCGGGAGTGCGGGTCCCGCCCGACTCGGCGCCCGCCGCCGCGGTGACGGCCGCGTGCGAGTTCCTCGCCGTGCGGGGACGGCACGGTGCCGCCGCGTGGCGAGTGGCCGAGTTGGACACACTGGATGAGTTGACCGACGCGCTTCGTGCTCGTGTGGAGCGATGGCCGGGATCCGTTGCCGATGTCACACCGCGGCCCTCCACCTCGTTCACCGAGCGGGTGAATTCCCAGGAAAGACCCACTGTGGGTGAGCTGGCTCGCTCCGAGGGGCGGGTAGCCCTGGGCGTGGGAGCACCACTGGGGCGCTTGTCCCCGGCGCAGCTGCGTTGCATCATACGAACGGCCGAAGCCGCGTCGGGTACCGTCCGACTGACGCCCTGGCGGACGGTGGTCGTCCCCGGCGTCGCCGAAGACGAGTGTTCGACGTGGCTCTCCGCGCTGCACTCGTGCGGTCTGATCGTCGAAACAGCCTCGCCGTTCAACGGCGCGACCGCCTGTGCGGGGGAACCCGGTTGTGCCAAGTCCCTGGCAGACGTCCACCGGGACGCCGCGCGTGGTCTGGCCTATGTCGAGGCGGCGGACGCCGGAGACACCGATGCCGGTGTCCTGCCGGTGCACTGGGCCGGTTGCTCGCGCCGCTGCGGGCTTCCGCGGGGTCCGGTGGTGGAAGTGCTGGCGAGCTCCTCCGGATACCGGGTCAGCTCCACCACGGAGTCCGGGACCGACACCTGGGCCACGGATGCGGGGACGGACGAGGTGGCCGAGGCCGTCCGGCGTGCCCGGCACGTCGGTGCGAGCACCGTCGAGCCCAGTGACGGACACGAGGACAACCAGCAGGAAACGGGTGACGAGGACAACCGGTGA
- a CDS encoding precorrin-8X/cobalt-precorrin-8 methylmutase (product_source=KO:K06042; cath_funfam=3.40.50.10230; cog=COG2082; ko=KO:K06042; pfam=PF02570; superfamily=63965), which produces MIEYIRDGKEIYRRSFATIRAEAGLDELPSDVAGVAVRMIHACGMVDLVDDLAFSPGAVGVARDALAAGAPVLCDAEMVAAGVTRRRLPAANEILCTLSDPRVPELARQLETTRSAAAMELWRGRLDGAVVAIGNAPTCLFRLLELIEEGAGTPAAVLGIPVGFIGAVESKQALEEHPGCPEYLVVHGRRGGSAMTVAAINAIASEEE; this is translated from the coding sequence GTGATCGAATACATCCGGGACGGCAAGGAGATCTACCGGCGCTCCTTCGCGACGATCCGCGCCGAAGCCGGTCTCGACGAGCTGCCGTCGGACGTCGCCGGTGTGGCCGTGCGCATGATCCACGCCTGCGGCATGGTCGACCTTGTCGACGATCTCGCCTTCTCCCCCGGAGCGGTCGGTGTCGCGCGCGACGCGCTGGCCGCCGGTGCTCCGGTGTTGTGCGACGCGGAAATGGTGGCCGCGGGGGTGACGCGCCGTAGGTTGCCCGCCGCCAACGAGATCCTGTGCACCCTGTCCGACCCACGGGTCCCGGAGCTGGCCCGTCAGCTGGAGACCACCCGCAGCGCGGCGGCCATGGAACTGTGGCGCGGCAGGCTCGACGGAGCCGTGGTCGCGATCGGCAACGCGCCCACCTGCTTGTTCCGATTGCTGGAGCTGATCGAGGAGGGGGCGGGAACACCAGCGGCGGTACTGGGGATTCCGGTCGGGTTCATCGGTGCGGTCGAGTCCAAACAGGCGCTGGAGGAGCACCCCGGCTGTCCCGAGTACCTGGTGGTGCACGGCAGGCGCGGCGGTAGTGCGATGACGGTCGCCGCCATCAACGCGATCGCGAGCGAGGAAGAGTGA
- a CDS encoding precorrin-2 C20-methyltransferase/precorrin-3B C17-methyltransferase (product_source=KO:K13540; cath_funfam=3.30.950.10,3.40.1010.10; cog=COG1010; ko=KO:K13540; pfam=PF00590; superfamily=53790; tigrfam=TIGR01466,TIGR01467), which yields MSSQHSNAPLPGRLFGVGLGPGDPELVTVKAARLIGEADVVAYHSARHGNSIARSVAEPYLRGDQIEEPLVYPVTTETTDHPGGYQGAIDEFYTEIAGRLATHLAAGRDVALLGEGDPFFYGSYMHMHKRLSGRFDTEVVPGVNSVSAASAELGRPLAERDEVLTVLPGTLDPDALAERLRDTDAAAVLKLGRTFEGVREAFDKAGCLDSAYYVERASTRRQRVEKLGDVDPESVPYFSLALLPSPVGETTGTTAAHEDTGSETGSSSGGLSVVGLGPAGREWTTPEAQAALGAADDLVGYGPYLHRIPTNPRQRKHPSDNRVEAERAAAALELAATGREVVVVSSGDPGVFAMASAVLEEAADPAYEHVNVRVLPGLTAAQAVASRAGAPLGHDYCVLSLSDRLKPWSVIEQRLEAAASADLAMAVYNPASASRRWQVGAARDTLLRHRAPDTPVVIGRDIGGAEEDVRIVRLDELDPEQVDMRCLLLVGSSTSRVVERSDGTTVFTPRRYPA from the coding sequence GTGAGCAGCCAACACAGCAACGCCCCCCTGCCCGGCCGACTGTTCGGAGTGGGGCTCGGCCCCGGTGATCCGGAACTGGTCACGGTCAAGGCGGCACGTCTGATCGGTGAGGCCGACGTGGTCGCCTATCACAGCGCCAGGCACGGCAACAGCATCGCCCGCTCGGTCGCCGAGCCCTATCTGCGCGGTGACCAGATCGAGGAACCCCTGGTGTATCCCGTCACCACCGAGACCACCGATCACCCCGGGGGTTACCAGGGCGCGATCGACGAGTTCTACACCGAGATCGCGGGCAGGCTGGCCACTCACCTCGCCGCGGGTCGCGACGTCGCACTGCTGGGGGAGGGCGATCCGTTCTTCTACGGCTCCTACATGCACATGCACAAACGGCTCTCGGGACGGTTCGACACGGAGGTCGTGCCAGGCGTCAATTCGGTCAGCGCCGCTTCGGCCGAACTGGGACGACCACTCGCCGAACGCGACGAGGTCCTGACGGTACTGCCCGGCACCCTGGACCCGGACGCCCTGGCCGAGCGACTGCGGGACACCGACGCCGCCGCCGTGCTCAAACTGGGGCGGACCTTCGAGGGAGTGCGGGAGGCCTTCGACAAGGCAGGCTGTCTCGACAGTGCCTACTACGTGGAACGCGCCAGCACACGCCGCCAACGAGTCGAGAAGCTCGGCGACGTCGATCCCGAAAGCGTGCCCTACTTCTCACTGGCGCTGCTGCCCAGTCCGGTGGGGGAGACCACCGGCACCACCGCGGCCCACGAGGACACCGGCAGCGAAACCGGCTCGAGCTCGGGCGGCCTCAGCGTGGTCGGATTGGGCCCCGCGGGTCGGGAGTGGACGACTCCCGAGGCACAGGCGGCGCTCGGCGCCGCCGACGATCTCGTCGGCTACGGTCCCTACCTCCACCGGATTCCGACCAATCCGCGCCAACGCAAGCACCCCTCGGACAACCGGGTCGAAGCCGAGCGGGCCGCGGCAGCGCTGGAGCTCGCCGCCACCGGGCGCGAGGTCGTCGTGGTCTCGTCCGGCGACCCGGGGGTCTTCGCGATGGCGAGCGCCGTGCTGGAGGAGGCCGCCGATCCTGCTTACGAGCACGTGAACGTCCGCGTCCTCCCCGGGCTCACCGCGGCGCAGGCGGTGGCCAGCAGAGCGGGGGCGCCGCTGGGCCACGACTACTGCGTGCTCTCGCTGTCCGACCGGCTCAAACCGTGGAGCGTCATCGAACAGCGGCTGGAGGCCGCCGCGAGTGCCGATCTCGCGATGGCCGTCTACAACCCGGCCTCCGCGAGCAGGCGTTGGCAGGTCGGTGCGGCCCGCGACACACTGCTCCGGCACCGTGCTCCCGATACACCGGTGGTGATCGGCAGAGACATCGGAGGTGCGGAGGAGGACGTTCGGATCGTCCGGCTCGACGAGCTGGATCCGGAACAGGTCGACATGCGATGTCTGTTGCTGGTCGGCTCCTCCACCAGCAGGGTCGTCGAGCGCTCGGACGGTACGACCGTGTTCACGCCACGCCGTTACCCGGCATGA
- a CDS encoding precorrin-6A/cobalt-precorrin-6A reductase (product_source=KO:K05895; cath_funfam=3.40.50.2300; cog=COG2099; ko=KO:K05895; pfam=PF02571; superfamily=51735; tigrfam=TIGR00715), giving the protein MSPRVLVLGGTGEGRRLAEQLAHLGFSVVSSLAGRVSEPKLPAGEVRIGGFGGREGLAEYLRGERIGTVVDATHPFAARMTENAVSAAETTGTELLVLRRRAWSPGPDDEWHQVDSLAEAAEKVGELGRRVLLTTGRQELGCFAAARDNWFLVRTVDEPEQPLPPNMTTLSARGPFDTASELELLRAHRIEVIVSKNSGGDMTEGKLSAARGLGLPVVLVRQPDLPPAPVVHTVEEALTWFRERGYHAG; this is encoded by the coding sequence ATGAGTCCGCGTGTCCTCGTTCTGGGCGGCACCGGCGAGGGTAGGCGACTGGCCGAACAACTCGCTCACCTGGGATTTTCGGTGGTTTCCTCGCTCGCCGGCCGGGTTAGCGAGCCGAAACTGCCCGCCGGTGAGGTCAGGATCGGCGGGTTCGGCGGCCGGGAAGGACTGGCCGAATACCTCCGCGGGGAACGGATCGGGACCGTGGTGGACGCCACCCATCCGTTCGCCGCGCGGATGACCGAGAACGCGGTCTCGGCCGCGGAAACCACGGGAACCGAGCTGCTGGTGCTCCGGAGAAGGGCGTGGTCGCCGGGACCGGACGACGAGTGGCACCAAGTGGACTCGCTGGCCGAGGCCGCCGAGAAGGTCGGCGAGCTCGGGCGGCGCGTGCTGTTGACCACCGGGCGCCAGGAACTGGGGTGCTTCGCCGCCGCGCGGGACAACTGGTTCCTGGTACGCACCGTCGACGAGCCCGAACAACCGCTGCCTCCGAACATGACCACGCTTTCCGCGAGAGGACCGTTCGACACCGCCTCCGAGTTGGAGCTGCTCCGAGCACACCGGATAGAGGTAATCGTGAGCAAGAACAGCGGAGGCGACATGACCGAGGGGAAGCTGAGCGCCGCACGCGGACTGGGACTGCCGGTGGTGCTGGTGCGACAGCCGGATCTCCCGCCGGCGCCCGTGGTACACACCGTGGAGGAGGCACTCACCTGGTTCCGGGAACGCGGTTATCATGCCGGGTAA
- a CDS encoding cobalt-precorrin-5B (C1)-methyltransferase (product_source=KO:K02188; cath_funfam=3.30.2110.10; cog=COG1903; ko=KO:K02188; pfam=PF01888; superfamily=111342; tigrfam=TIGR00312; transmembrane_helix_parts=Inside_1_11,TMhelix_12_34,Outside_35_367) has protein sequence MANESAEQSGGLRYGWTTGACALAATTAAYTALLTGDFPDPVPVRLPKGHCPSFALTRERSGPGWAFAGVVKDAGDDPDVTHGAVVRSRVSRGERGSGVTFRAGAGVGTVTKPGLPLAVGEPAINPVPRRLITEAVTDLAGRHGDSGDVVVEISVEDGEELARHTWNPRLGITGGLSILGTTGVVIPYSCSAWIDSIRRGVDVARAEGLEHVAGCTGSTSERTVVELYGLADEALLDMGDFAGAVLKYLRRHPVARLTIAGGIGKMAKLADGHLDLHSKRSQVNFAQLSRLVRQEGGSAELAERVAGANTALDALQAALAENFRLGDVVARHAREVALETLRGSAVEVEVIVIDRDGEIVGRTPPTF, from the coding sequence GTGGCGAACGAAAGCGCCGAGCAGTCGGGTGGGCTCCGGTACGGCTGGACCACCGGAGCCTGCGCCCTGGCCGCCACCACAGCCGCTTACACGGCGTTGCTCACGGGTGACTTCCCGGATCCCGTGCCGGTGCGGTTGCCCAAGGGACACTGCCCGTCCTTCGCGCTCACCCGGGAGCGGTCCGGACCGGGCTGGGCGTTCGCCGGAGTGGTCAAGGACGCCGGGGACGATCCGGACGTCACGCACGGTGCCGTCGTGCGCTCCCGTGTCAGCCGTGGTGAGCGGGGCAGTGGGGTGACCTTCCGTGCCGGAGCCGGTGTCGGCACCGTCACCAAGCCCGGTCTGCCGCTGGCGGTCGGTGAGCCCGCGATCAACCCCGTTCCCCGCAGGCTGATCACCGAAGCGGTAACCGATCTCGCCGGGAGACACGGCGATTCCGGTGATGTGGTGGTCGAGATATCCGTCGAGGACGGCGAGGAGCTGGCCAGACACACCTGGAACCCGAGACTGGGAATCACGGGGGGACTGTCGATCCTGGGCACCACGGGAGTGGTGATCCCGTACTCGTGCTCGGCGTGGATTGACAGCATCCGGCGGGGAGTGGACGTGGCCCGGGCCGAGGGACTCGAGCACGTGGCGGGATGCACCGGCAGCACGTCCGAGCGCACGGTGGTCGAGCTCTACGGACTCGCCGACGAGGCGCTGCTCGACATGGGCGACTTCGCGGGAGCGGTGCTGAAGTACCTGCGCAGACACCCGGTGGCCCGGCTGACGATCGCGGGCGGCATCGGCAAGATGGCGAAGCTCGCCGACGGCCACCTGGATCTGCACTCCAAGCGTTCCCAGGTCAACTTCGCACAGCTGTCCCGCCTGGTGCGACAGGAGGGCGGCAGCGCGGAACTGGCCGAACGCGTGGCCGGTGCCAACACCGCCCTCGACGCGCTCCAAGCGGCCCTCGCCGAGAATTTCCGGCTGGGGGACGTCGTCGCTCGGCACGCACGCGAAGTGGCCCTGGAAACACTGCGCGGCTCGGCCGTGGAGGTCGAGGTGATCGTGATCGACCGTGATGGAGAGATCGTCGGACGTACTCCTCCGACGTTCTGA
- a CDS encoding precorrin-4/cobalt-precorrin-4 C11-methyltransferase (product_source=KO:K05936; cath_funfam=3.30.950.10,3.40.1010.10; cog=COG2875; ko=KO:K05936; pfam=PF00590; superfamily=53790; tigrfam=TIGR01465) has protein sequence MGGDEAMTVHFIGAGPGAADLITVRGRDTLANSPVCLYAGSLVPRELLEQCPAEARLVDTARMTLDGIVDEMLAAHRRGQDVARLHSGDPAVFSAVAEQMRRLDAHGVDYEIVPGVPAFSAAAAALNRELTVPGVGQTVLLTRIAARATPMPEGEELETLGRSGATMVLHLAVNRIEELVERLVPNYGHECPVAVVAGASRDDEIVLRGTLSDISDQVRQAGIERTAVIVVGEVLTAGEFPDSHLYSVNRCRE, from the coding sequence ATGGGCGGTGACGAAGCGATGACGGTTCACTTCATCGGTGCGGGCCCCGGCGCGGCCGACCTGATCACTGTTCGTGGGCGGGACACCCTCGCGAACAGCCCGGTGTGTCTGTACGCGGGCAGTCTGGTCCCCCGGGAGCTTCTGGAACAGTGCCCGGCGGAAGCCCGACTCGTCGACACCGCCAGGATGACGCTCGACGGGATAGTCGACGAGATGCTGGCGGCCCACCGGCGGGGGCAGGACGTGGCACGGCTGCACTCCGGGGATCCGGCGGTGTTCAGCGCGGTGGCCGAACAGATGCGCAGGCTCGACGCCCACGGTGTCGACTACGAGATCGTTCCGGGGGTACCCGCGTTCAGCGCGGCGGCGGCAGCGCTGAACCGGGAGCTCACCGTTCCCGGTGTCGGTCAGACCGTGTTGCTCACCAGGATCGCCGCCCGGGCTACCCCGATGCCGGAGGGCGAGGAGCTGGAAACGCTGGGCCGCAGCGGCGCGACGATGGTGCTGCACCTGGCGGTCAACCGCATCGAGGAGCTCGTGGAGCGGTTGGTGCCGAACTACGGCCACGAGTGCCCCGTCGCCGTGGTCGCCGGTGCGAGCAGGGACGACGAGATCGTGCTGCGCGGCACGCTGTCAGACATATCCGACCAGGTCAGGCAGGCGGGGATCGAGCGTACCGCCGTGATCGTCGTGGGCGAGGTGCTCACGGCGGGTGAGTTCCCGGACAGCCATCTCTACTCGGTGAACCGTTGTCGCGAGTGA